In Elusimicrobia bacterium HGW-Elusimicrobia-1, the following proteins share a genomic window:
- a CDS encoding fumarate hydratase yields the protein MIFRISAPVSVSSVPRGLRPAARVLLSGEVFTLRDMSLAKLRKRSSVVPLSGAAVYFCAPTRGGGSRRSPVSCGPTTSARMAAGIPFLVGRGVKIFIGKGPLPSAILRVIARSGGVYLTAVGGCGAYYSRFVKKLSVAAFPELGAEAVLKLVVGEMPLAVSPSVSEDKGFSKK from the coding sequence ATGATTTTCCGCATTTCCGCTCCGGTATCCGTATCAAGCGTTCCCCGCGGCCTTCGTCCCGCCGCGCGCGTCCTTCTGTCCGGCGAAGTTTTTACGCTTCGCGATATGTCTCTTGCAAAACTCCGGAAACGATCGTCGGTAGTGCCGTTGTCGGGCGCCGCCGTTTATTTTTGCGCGCCTACCCGCGGAGGCGGGTCCCGGCGCAGTCCTGTCTCCTGCGGGCCCACGACTTCCGCGCGTATGGCGGCCGGAATACCTTTTCTCGTCGGACGCGGCGTAAAAATTTTCATAGGAAAAGGACCGCTTCCGTCCGCGATCTTGCGCGTAATTGCGCGCTCCGGCGGGGTATATCTTACCGCCGTCGGCGGATGCGGGGCGTATTATTCGCGTTTCGTAAAGAAGCTCTCCGTCGCGGCGTTTCCGGAATTGGGCGCCGAAGCCGTGCTTAAGCTCGTTGTCGGCGAAATGCCTCTTGCGGTTTCTCCGTCGGTTTCCGAGGATAAAGGATTTTCAAAAAAATAA
- a CDS encoding pantothenate kinase gives MLTAIDIGNTNITFGLFALDEGRAQKGPLHMWRMSTDARRTSDEYGTQMLDFFHYALLNKEDVTSVAVSSVVPALNSVIVSACSDYLGKKPVVFGVRHFAAAKLGVSVDNPEEVGVDRLMNALAVREFFGAPSIAVDFGTAVTFDCVGRKGDYVGGVILPGPSAAADLLAASTAKLPKVELRRPSNVIGKNTIECIQSGIHRGYSAMIKKFIKDIRAEIGRNAKVAVTGGLAVLFREDIKALGSFVPELTLEGVRLLWNKTSKQD, from the coding sequence ATGCTTACGGCCATAGATATAGGAAACACCAATATAACTTTCGGGCTTTTCGCCCTTGACGAAGGGCGGGCGCAAAAGGGTCCGCTGCATATGTGGCGTATGTCAACCGACGCGCGTCGCACCTCCGACGAGTATGGAACACAGATGCTGGATTTTTTTCATTACGCATTGCTGAATAAAGAGGACGTGACGTCGGTTGCGGTTTCAAGCGTAGTTCCCGCGCTTAATTCCGTGATAGTTTCCGCTTGCTCGGATTACCTCGGGAAAAAACCGGTCGTTTTCGGCGTGCGGCATTTTGCCGCCGCCAAACTCGGCGTCAGCGTGGATAATCCCGAGGAAGTCGGAGTAGACCGGCTTATGAACGCTTTGGCCGTCAGGGAATTTTTCGGCGCGCCTTCCATAGCGGTGGATTTCGGTACGGCCGTAACTTTCGATTGCGTCGGACGCAAGGGCGATTACGTGGGCGGAGTGATACTGCCCGGACCCTCCGCCGCCGCCGACTTGCTGGCGGCGTCGACGGCAAAATTGCCCAAAGTCGAGCTTCGTCGGCCATCGAATGTTATAGGAAAAAATACGATCGAATGCATACAGTCCGGAATACACCGCGGTTATTCGGCGATGATAAAAAAGTTTATCAAGGACATTCGCGCGGAAATAGGAAGAAATGCCAAGGTCGCGGTAACAGGGGGATTGGCGGTATTGTTCAGAGAAGACATTAAGGCGCTCGGTTCGTTCGTTCCCGAACTTACTCTGGAAGGTGTAAGGTTGCTTTGGAATAAAACTTCAAAACAGGATTAA
- a CDS encoding glutamate racemase, giving the protein MDSRPLGVFDSGVGGLTVAREIMRRFPRESIVYFGDTARVPYGTKSAETIRRYSAQIADFLLSKKVKAIVVACNTASALALRALRLKYKLPIIGVIEPACRLAVSGSRRGRIGVIGTEATVRSGAYPSAIKKISSRAAVTAMACPLLVPLAEEGRLSGSITEAILKDYLKGMTGGRLDTLILGCTHYPLLAPAIKKVAGKNIKVVDSARAVVSELGKILSSGGLAASPAGKHPPHRFYVSDSPDRFAKMGKRFLRARFNASVTKVNLKEADSV; this is encoded by the coding sequence ATGGATTCAAGACCTTTGGGAGTTTTTGATTCGGGAGTCGGCGGATTGACGGTAGCAAGAGAAATAATGCGACGCTTTCCGCGCGAAAGCATAGTTTATTTCGGCGACACCGCGCGGGTTCCCTACGGAACAAAATCGGCCGAGACCATAAGGCGTTACTCCGCGCAGATAGCCGATTTTCTGTTGTCAAAAAAAGTCAAGGCCATAGTCGTCGCCTGCAACACCGCCTCCGCGCTGGCTCTTCGAGCGCTGCGGTTAAAGTACAAGCTCCCGATAATCGGCGTCATAGAACCCGCCTGCCGTCTGGCCGTGTCCGGCTCTCGTCGTGGAAGGATAGGCGTTATAGGCACGGAGGCCACCGTGCGAAGCGGGGCATATCCGTCGGCCATAAAAAAGATTTCCTCTCGCGCCGCGGTGACGGCCATGGCTTGCCCGCTTCTTGTTCCGCTGGCCGAAGAGGGACGTTTGAGCGGAAGCATTACGGAAGCAATTCTTAAAGATTATCTCAAGGGAATGACGGGCGGACGACTCGACACTCTGATACTGGGGTGCACCCACTATCCGCTTTTGGCCCCCGCGATTAAAAAAGTCGCGGGAAAAAATATTAAAGTTGTCGATTCGGCCCGAGCCGTGGTTTCGGAACTCGGGAAAATTCTGTCTTCCGGCGGACTCGCCGCCTCGCCCGCAGGAAAACATCCGCCGCACCGTTTTTACGTCAGCGATTCTCCCGACCGTTTTGCGAAAATGGGAAAAAGGTTTCTCCGCGCGCGTTTCAACGCTTCGGTGACAAAAGTGAATCTTAAGGAGGCGGACAGTGTATAA
- the queD gene encoding 6-carboxytetrahydropterin synthase QueD yields the protein MYKISVEDSFSAAHRLRGYKGKCEKMHGHNWRVRLSVSGTELDSKGLLLDFSGLKKMLGNILAALDHEDLSRVPPFNKINPSAENIARHIFDRAASALPSKKYPGLRIETVSVWESDKSRADYSAG from the coding sequence GTGTATAAAATATCCGTCGAGGACTCGTTTTCCGCCGCTCACCGTCTGCGCGGCTACAAGGGAAAATGCGAAAAAATGCACGGGCACAACTGGCGCGTCCGTCTGAGTGTGTCAGGGACAGAACTTGATTCCAAAGGTCTGCTGCTCGATTTTTCCGGACTCAAAAAGATGCTCGGAAATATTCTCGCGGCACTCGACCACGAAGACCTGTCCCGCGTTCCGCCGTTTAACAAAATAAATCCATCCGCGGAAAACATAGCCCGCCATATTTTTGACAGAGCCGCTTCGGCTCTCCCGTCAAAAAAATATCCGGGGCTGCGTATCGAGACGGTGTCCGTATGGGAATCCGATAAAAGCCGCGCGGATTACAGCGCCGGATAA